The Homo sapiens chromosome 5, GRCh38.p14 Primary Assembly genome includes a window with the following:
- the PCDH12 gene encoding protocadherin-12 precursor, with the protein MMQLLQLLLGLLGPGGYLFLLGDCQEVTTLTVKYQVSEEVPSGTVIGKLSQELGREERRRQAGAAFQVLQLPQALPIQVDSEEGLLSTGRRLDREQLCRQWDPCLVSFDVLATGDLALIHVEIQVLDINDHQPRFPKGEQELEISESASLRTRIPLDRALDPDTGPNTLHTYTLSPSEHFALDVIVGPDETKHAELIVVKELDREIHSFFDLVLTAYDNGNPPKSGTSLVKVNVLDSNDNSPAFAESSLALEIQEDAAPGTLLIKLTATDPDQGPNGEVEFFLSKHMPPEVLDTFSIDAKTGQVILRRPLDYEKNPAYEVDVQARDLGPNPIPAHCKVLIKVLDVNDNIPSIHVTWASQPSLVSEALPKDSFIALVMADDLDSGHNGLVHCWLSQELGHFRLKRTNGNTYMLLTNATLDREQWPKYTLTLLAQDQGLQPLSAKKQLSIQISDINDNAPVFEKSRYEVSTRENNLPSLHLITIKAHDADLGINGKVSYRIQDSPVAHLVAIDSNTGEVTAQRSLNYEEMAGFEFQVIAEDSGQPMLASSVSVWVSLLDANDNAPEVVQPVLSDGKASLSVLVNASTGHLLVPIETPNGLGPAGTDTPPLATHSSRPFLLTTIVARDADSGANGEPLYSIRSGNEAHLFILNPHTGQLFVNVTNASSLIGSEWELEIVVEDQGSPPLQTRALLRVMFVTSVDHLRDSARKPGALSMSMLTVICLAVLLGIFGLILALFMSICRTEKKDNRAYNCREAESTYRQQPKRPQKHIQKADIHLVPVLRGQAGEPCEVGQSHKDVDKEAMMEAGWDPCLQAPFHLTPTLYRTLRNQGNQGAPAESREVLQDTVNLLFNHPRQRNASRENLNLPEPQPATGQPRSRPLKVAGSPTGRLAGDQGSEEAPQRPPASSATLRRQRHLNGKVSPEKESGPRQILRSLVRLSVAAFAERNPVEELTVDSPPVQQISQLLSLLHQGQFQPKPNHRGNKYLAKPGGSRSAIPDTDGPSARAGGQTDPEQEEGPLDPEEDLSVKQLLEEELSSLLDPSTGLALDRLSAPDPAWMARLSLPLTTNYRDNVISPDAAATEEPRTFQTFGKAEAPELSPTGTRLASTFVSEMSSLLEMLLEQRSSMPVEAASEALRRLSVCGRTLSLDLATSAASGMKVQGDPGGKTGTEGKSRGSSSSSRCL; encoded by the exons ATGATGCAACTTCTGCAACTTCTGCTGGGGCTTTTGGGGCCAGGTGGCTACTTATTTCTTTTAGGGGATTGTCAGGAGGTGACCACTCTCACGGTGAAATACCAAGTGTCAGAGGAAGTGCCATCTGGTACAGTGATCGGGAAGCTGTCCCAGGAACTGGGCCGGGAGGAGAGGCGGAGGCAAGCTGGGGCTGCCTTCCAGGTGTTGCAGCTGCCTCAGGCGCTCCCCATTCAGGTGGACTCTGAGGAAGGCTTGCTCAGCACAGGCAGGCGGCTGGATCGAGAGCAGCTGTGCCGACAGTGGGATCCCTGCCTGGTTTCCTTTGATGTGCTTGCCACAGGGGATTTGGCTCTGATCCATGTGGAGATCCAAGTGCTGGACATCAATGACCACCAGCCACGGTTTCCCAAAGGCGAGCAGGAGCTGGAAATCTCTGAGAGCGCCTCTCTGCGAACCCGGATCCCCCTGGACAGAGCTCTTGACCCAGACACAGGCCCTAACACCCTGCACACCTACACTCTGTCTCCCAGTGAGCACTTTGCCTTGGATGTCATTGTGGGCCCTGATGAGACCAAACATGCAGAACTCATAGTGGTGAAGGAGCTGGACAGGGAAATCCATTCATTTTTTGATCTGGTGTTAACTGCCTATGACAATGGGAACCCCCCCAAGTCAGGTACCAGCTTGGTCAAGGTCAACGTCTTGGACTCCAATGACAATAGCCCTGCGTTTGCTGAGAGTTCACTGGCACTGGAAATCCAAGAAGATGCTGCACCTGGTACGCTTCTCATAAAACTGACCGCCACAGACCCTGACCAAGGCCCCAATGGGGAGGTGGAGTTCTTCCTCAGTAAGCACATGCCTCCAGAGGTGCTGGACACCTTCAGTATTGATGCCAAGACAGGCCAGGTCATTCTGCGTCGACCTCTAGACTATGAAAAGAACCCTGCCTACGAGGTGGATGTTCAGGCAAGGGACCTGGGTCCCAATCCTATCCCAGCCCATTGCAAAGTTCTCATCAAGGTTCTGGATGTCAATGACAACATCCCAAGCATCCACGTCACATGGGCCTCCCAGCCATCACTGGTGTCAGAAGCTCTTCCCAAGGACAGTTTTATTGCTCTTGTCATGGCAGATGACTTGGATTCAGGACACAATGGTTTGGTCCACTGCTGGCTGAGCCAAGAGCTGGGCCACTTCAGGCTGAAAAGAACTAATGGCAACACATACATGTTGCTAACCAATGCCACACTGGACAGAGAGCAGTGGCCCAAATATACCCTCACTCTGTTAGCCCAAGACCAAGGACTCCAGCCCTTATCAGCCAAGAAACAGCTCAGCATTCAGATCAGTGACATCAACGACAATGCACCTGTGTTTGAGAAAAGCAGGTATGAAGTCTCCACGCGGGAAAACAACTTACCCTCTCTTCACCTCATTACCATCAAGGCTCATGATGCAGACTTGGGCATTAATGGAAAAGTCTCATACCGCATCCAGGACTCCCCAGTTGCTCACTTAGTAGCTATTGACTCCAACACAGGAGAGGTCACTGCTCAGAGGTCACTGAACTATGAAGAGATGGCCGGCTTTGAGTTCCAGGTGATCGCAGAGGACAGCGGGCAACCCATGCTTGCATCCAGTGTCTCTGTGTGGGTCAGCCTCTTGGATGCCAATGATAATGCCCCAGAGGTGGTCCAGCCTGTGCTCAGCGATGGAAAAGCCAGCCTCTCCGTGCTTGTGAATGCCTCCACAGGCCACCTGCTGGTGCCCATCGAGACTCCCAATGGCTTGGGCCCAGCGGGCACTGACACACCTCCACTGGCCACTCACAGCTCCCGGCCATTCCTTTTGACAACCATTGTGGCAAGAGATGCAGACTCGGGGGCAAATGGAGAGCCCCTCTACAGCATCCGCAGTGGAAATGAAGCCCACCTCTTCATCCTCAACCCTCATACGGGGCAGCTGTTCGTCAATGTCACCAATGCCAGCAGCCTCATTGGGAGTGAGTGGGAGCTGGAGATAGTAGTAGAGGACCAGGGAAGCCCCCCCTTACAGACCCGAGCCCTGTTGAGGGTCATGTTTGTCACCAGTGTGGACCACCTGAGGGACTCAGCCCGCAAGCCTGGGGCCTTGAGCATGTCGATGCTGACGGTGATCTGCCTGGCTGTACTGTTGGGCATCTTCGGGTTGATCCTGGCTTTGTTCATGTCCATCTGCCGGACAGAAAAGAAGGACAACAGGGCCTACAACTGTCGGGAGGCCGAGTCCACCTACCGCCAGCAGCCCAAGAGGCCCCAGAAACACATTCAGAAGGCAGACATCCACCTCGTGCCTGTGCTCAGGGGTCAGGCAGGTGAGCCTTGTGAAGTCGGGCAGTCCCACAAAGATGTGGACAAGGAGGCGATGATGGAAGCAGGCTGGGACCCCTGCCTGCAGGCCCCCTTCCACCTCACCCCGACCCTGTACAGGACGCTGCGTAATCAAGGCAACCAGGGAGCACCGGCGGAGAGCCGAGAGGTGCTGCAAGACACGGTCAACCTCCTTTTCAACCATCCCAGGCAGAGGAATGCCTCCCGGGAGAACCTGAACCTTCCCGAGCCCCAGCCTGCCACAGGCCAGCCACGTTCCAGGCCTCTGAAGGTTGCAGGCAGCCCCACAGGGAGGCTGGCTGGAGACCAGGGCAGTGAGGAAGCCCCACAGAGGCCACCAGCCTCCTCTGCAACCCTGAGACGGCAGCGACATCTCAATGGCAAAGTGTCCCCTGAGAAAGAATCAGGGCCCCGTCAGATCCTGCGGAGCCTGGTCCGGCTGTCTGTGGCTGCCTTCGCCGAGCGGAACCCCGTGGAGGAGCTCACTGTGGATTCTCCTCCTGTTCAG CAAATCTCCCAGCTGCTGTCCTTGCTGCATCAGGGCCAATTCCAGCCCAAACCAAACCACCGAGGAAATAAGTACTTGGCCAAGCCAGGAGGCAGCAG GAGTGCAATCCCAGACACAGATGGCCCAAGTGCAAGGGCTGGAGGCCAGACAGACCCAGAACAGGAGGAAGGGCCTTTGGATCCTGAAGAGGACCTCTCTGTGAAGCAACTGCTAGAAGAAGAGCTGTCAAGTCTGCTGGACCCCAGCACAG GTCTGGCCCTGGACCGGCTGAGCGCCCCTGACCCGGCCTGGATGGCGAGACTCTCTTTGCCCCTCACCACCAACTACCGTGACAATGTGATCTCCCCGGATGCTGCAGCCACGGAGGAGCCAAGGACCTTCCAGACGTTCGGCAAGGCAGAGGCACCAGAGCTGAGCCCAACAGGCACGAGGCTGGCCAGCACCTTTGTCTCGGAGATGAGCTCACTGCTGGAGATGCTGCTGGAACAGCGCTCCAGCATGCCCGTGGAGGCCGCCTCCGAGGCGCTGCGGCGGCTCTCGGTCTGCGGGAGGACCCTCAGTTTAGACTTGGCCACCAGTGCAGCCTCAGGCATGAAAGTGCAAGGGGACCCAGGTGGAAAGACGGGGACTGAGGGCAagagcagaggcagcagcagcagcagcaggtgcCTGTGA